A genomic window from Candidatus Methylacidiphilum fumarolicum includes:
- the pheT gene encoding phenylalanine--tRNA ligase subunit beta, translating into MKISLNWLKDYLELEQPLALIVEKLTLGGVEVEEVNEIGIEDEKIVVGEIVSWRPHPNADKLRLCEVFTGLDKLSIVCGAKNFDVGDRVVLALPGAVLPGGLQIGVRKIRGETSYGMLCSEKELGLSGESEGIMVLSKEVAIGTNLSSLFPKDTILDLEITPNRSDLLCYIGIARELAALGVGKLKSSRAFQQASMGEGLMSSYGRVTVENKKKCLLYSGCWIENIRVGPSPTWLASRLKASGFKPINAVVDVTNYVLLETGQPLHAFDAERFGSQNIIVRDGQKGELFVGLDGKEYVLDERDLVIASPHQVEALAGIIGGKASAVSSSTTSILLESAWFDPFTIQQTSNRLGIVTEASYRFARRVDPQGVIPGRIRAVELLEKVIGAKLVGGTVEGTIEARKSSIRLRKQKLEEFTALSWSQAVIEEKLKSLGLLLRHQTEKESYWEAPSFRSDLEIEEDLIEELVRLRGLSDIPSRIPFGLASPSASEKEWDKVFKLKQALASKGYQECMTIPLVVDEKKKEEDRISLSNPASNYHVVLRKSFLRSLVEVANTNWRRGNKEIRIFEIGTLFFNNKGKVCEEQRLGILVGGETNQLETHKLQWSMKQRKIDFYDLKQLVDFLEQKKGFLEEDRKELFLVRSEDLEGLAVDFPCYYVEYTLERWKRESEEPPTYKPLPTQPSIRRDIALIVDKELKHKEILTEIQNQEVPFLESVELFDLFEDLEGIRIPKEKKSLAYALTFRAKDRTLTDEEVNAIVIKLKEGLRKKLSCSFRE; encoded by the coding sequence ATGAAAATATCTCTTAATTGGCTTAAAGATTATCTTGAATTGGAACAGCCTTTGGCTCTGATAGTCGAAAAATTGACATTAGGAGGAGTTGAAGTTGAGGAAGTTAATGAGATAGGAATTGAAGATGAAAAGATAGTAGTGGGCGAAATAGTGAGCTGGAGGCCCCATCCGAACGCCGATAAATTAAGGTTGTGTGAGGTCTTTACTGGCTTAGATAAGCTCAGTATTGTATGTGGTGCTAAAAATTTTGATGTAGGAGATCGAGTCGTCTTAGCTTTGCCTGGGGCTGTTTTGCCCGGAGGTCTGCAGATTGGAGTAAGAAAAATACGTGGCGAAACTTCTTACGGGATGCTCTGCTCTGAAAAGGAACTTGGATTGTCGGGAGAATCTGAAGGGATAATGGTTTTATCAAAAGAAGTTGCAATAGGTACTAACCTTAGCTCTTTATTTCCAAAAGACACGATTCTTGATTTGGAGATCACTCCGAACCGGTCCGATCTGCTCTGTTATATTGGGATTGCTAGAGAGCTTGCAGCTCTTGGTGTGGGGAAACTAAAATCTTCAAGAGCTTTTCAACAAGCATCTATGGGAGAAGGGTTAATGAGTAGTTATGGAAGGGTGACGGTAGAGAATAAGAAGAAATGTCTTTTGTATTCTGGATGCTGGATTGAGAACATAAGGGTTGGCCCTTCTCCTACTTGGCTTGCTTCTAGGCTTAAAGCGAGTGGTTTTAAGCCCATCAATGCTGTTGTTGATGTTACGAATTATGTTCTTCTTGAAACTGGACAGCCTCTTCATGCTTTCGATGCCGAACGGTTTGGTTCCCAGAACATTATTGTAAGAGATGGCCAGAAAGGGGAGCTTTTTGTTGGATTGGATGGTAAAGAATATGTACTGGATGAAAGAGATTTGGTTATTGCAAGCCCCCATCAGGTAGAAGCTCTTGCAGGAATAATCGGAGGAAAGGCTTCGGCAGTCAGTAGCTCTACTACATCGATTCTCCTAGAATCGGCTTGGTTTGATCCCTTTACAATTCAACAGACATCGAATAGGCTGGGGATAGTGACTGAAGCCTCTTATCGATTTGCAAGAAGGGTAGATCCGCAAGGGGTAATTCCTGGGAGAATCAGGGCTGTGGAGCTATTGGAAAAAGTCATTGGGGCGAAATTGGTTGGAGGTACCGTGGAGGGAACGATTGAAGCAAGAAAAAGTAGCATCAGGCTTAGAAAACAAAAGCTTGAGGAGTTTACTGCTTTGTCTTGGTCACAAGCAGTAATAGAAGAAAAACTCAAGTCTTTGGGATTACTGTTAAGGCATCAAACAGAGAAGGAATCTTATTGGGAAGCTCCTTCTTTCAGATCCGATTTGGAAATAGAAGAGGATCTTATTGAAGAGCTGGTACGCCTGCGTGGTCTTTCTGATATTCCATCGCGGATTCCTTTTGGGTTGGCTTCCCCATCAGCTTCAGAAAAGGAATGGGATAAGGTCTTTAAGCTTAAACAAGCGCTGGCATCGAAAGGATATCAGGAATGCATGACCATTCCCTTGGTGGTTGATGAAAAGAAGAAGGAGGAGGATCGAATTTCCCTATCCAATCCGGCAAGCAATTATCATGTAGTCTTGAGAAAATCATTTTTGAGATCTTTGGTTGAGGTAGCCAATACGAATTGGAGGCGAGGCAATAAGGAAATAAGGATATTCGAAATCGGCACTCTTTTTTTTAACAATAAAGGGAAGGTGTGTGAAGAGCAAAGGCTAGGCATTCTTGTCGGGGGAGAAACTAATCAGCTGGAAACACATAAGCTACAGTGGTCAATGAAACAACGAAAAATAGATTTTTATGATTTGAAGCAGCTGGTGGATTTTCTAGAACAAAAAAAGGGTTTTTTGGAGGAAGATCGTAAAGAGTTGTTTTTAGTTCGTTCAGAGGACTTAGAAGGATTAGCAGTCGATTTTCCCTGTTATTATGTTGAATATACCCTCGAACGATGGAAAAGGGAAAGTGAGGAGCCCCCCACCTATAAACCGCTTCCAACTCAGCCATCCATTCGAAGGGATATAGCATTGATTGTGGACAAGGAATTAAAGCATAAAGAAATCTTAACAGAGATTCAAAACCAAGAAGTTCCTTTTCTTGAATCAGTAGAGCTTTTTGATCTTTTTGAAGATCTAGAGGGGATTCGAATTCCTAAAGAGAAAAAGTCCTTGGCTTATGCTTTAACCTTTCGAGCCAAAGATCGCACTTTGACAGATGAAGAAGTCAACGCTATTGTAATAAAACTAAAGGAAGGGTTACGGAAAAAACTTTCTTGTAGTTTTAGAGAATAA
- a CDS encoding porin family protein, which translates to MKKNTKLAVLKILRCALLCLSIGFGFSALHLKAEDNASTLAEGDEIAVDKDHSSKYLENKKAMEKAGAESKRIVGAWYIAGGAGTGFVGANDGFVNPGGPITVNTNFSTVLGILGGYHWLDTETHLAWTVDAEAAYIGTGHYLSLPNMNTALNIGAFMVNGTVGYHIGNFEPYIGFGVGAVVVNAEVASANIGTNWAFAFQPIAGVRYFITAHWMAAAQFEWIWTDTLSGYNLGATQVTVGHAMIPLGLLAIGYAF; encoded by the coding sequence ATGAAAAAAAATACAAAGCTTGCGGTTTTGAAAATCTTACGGTGTGCTCTTCTTTGCTTAAGCATTGGATTTGGTTTTTCTGCTCTGCATCTGAAAGCCGAAGACAATGCCTCGACCCTAGCGGAAGGAGATGAGATAGCGGTAGATAAAGATCATAGTTCAAAATACTTGGAAAATAAAAAGGCAATGGAAAAAGCTGGTGCTGAATCGAAGCGAATCGTTGGAGCATGGTATATTGCCGGAGGAGCCGGAACCGGTTTTGTAGGCGCTAATGATGGATTTGTCAATCCCGGCGGACCCATTACGGTCAACACCAACTTCAGCACTGTTCTTGGAATACTTGGTGGTTATCATTGGCTTGATACTGAAACCCATCTCGCATGGACAGTTGATGCTGAAGCCGCTTACATAGGCACTGGACATTATCTGAGCCTTCCTAATATGAATACTGCTCTGAACATTGGCGCCTTTATGGTGAATGGCACTGTGGGGTATCATATTGGCAATTTTGAACCGTATATTGGTTTTGGAGTGGGAGCCGTTGTTGTCAACGCCGAAGTAGCCAGTGCCAATATTGGGACTAATTGGGCTTTTGCCTTTCAACCCATAGCCGGTGTTCGCTATTTCATCACTGCCCACTGGATGGCAGCCGCCCAATTTGAGTGGATTTGGACGGATACCCTTTCAGGATATAATCTTGGAGCCACTCAGGTTACTGTTGGTCATGCTATGATTCCATTAGGACTCTTAGCCATTGGTTATGCTTTCTGA
- the trmB gene encoding tRNA (guanine(46)-N(7))-methyltransferase TrmB, with amino-acid sequence MGEGGCDSLERVGNIPPLDYWIFSTPHAEGPMDLSSIFGANGSLILDLGAGEGSFIIDYAIKNPQACLFAIEKKISRVRKIASKARRLNLKNLRVIHCCWEQFLLRHCMPSSIDEIHILFPDPWPKRRHHKRRSIKAPVVQAIADVLKPNGICRLLTDNREYFVWSEKLFHLSGYFEEKPLALPSEYPESLFQKRFKERGILCYQALWIKKTAL; translated from the coding sequence ATGGGAGAGGGGGGTTGCGACAGTCTGGAGAGGGTGGGCAACATCCCTCCATTAGATTATTGGATTTTTTCTACGCCCCATGCTGAGGGGCCGATGGACCTTTCCAGTATCTTTGGCGCCAACGGCTCTTTGATATTGGATTTAGGGGCTGGAGAAGGATCTTTTATTATTGATTATGCAATCAAAAATCCCCAAGCCTGTCTTTTTGCCATAGAAAAAAAAATTAGCAGGGTACGAAAAATAGCTTCAAAAGCTAGACGCTTGAATTTAAAAAACCTTAGGGTTATTCATTGTTGCTGGGAACAATTTTTATTAAGGCATTGTATGCCTTCTTCAATCGACGAAATACATATTCTTTTCCCTGATCCTTGGCCAAAAAGAAGGCACCATAAGCGAAGATCCATCAAAGCTCCGGTTGTTCAAGCAATAGCCGACGTTCTTAAACCCAATGGGATATGCCGACTACTAACGGATAACAGAGAATATTTTGTTTGGAGTGAGAAACTTTTTCATCTTTCAGGATATTTTGAAGAAAAACCACTAGCATTGCCTTCCGAATATCCTGAAAGCCTATTCCAAAAAAGGTTTAAAGAAAGGGGCATCCTTTGTTATCAGGCGCTATGGATAAAAAAAACAGCATTGTAA
- a CDS encoding dUTPase, whose product MQSQDKLDQIFELQKKLNLKIGVDPTTMDQETRIQWLLNYTRAIGQELAELVDSIPWKWWAKYQKFDLQNARVEVIDLLHFLVSTAQLLGMSPEDLFEAYHKKHMVNVKRIDEGYHFKDENDCKHI is encoded by the coding sequence ATGCAAAGTCAAGACAAATTAGACCAAATATTTGAACTGCAAAAAAAACTGAATCTAAAAATAGGGGTTGATCCTACTACTATGGATCAGGAAACTCGAATACAGTGGCTTTTGAATTATACTCGAGCGATTGGGCAGGAGCTGGCCGAACTGGTTGACAGTATTCCATGGAAATGGTGGGCAAAATATCAAAAATTTGACTTACAGAATGCCCGTGTGGAGGTCATCGATCTGTTGCACTTTCTTGTTTCCACAGCGCAACTTTTAGGGATGAGTCCAGAAGATCTTTTCGAAGCCTATCACAAAAAACATATGGTCAATGTAAAAAGGATCGACGAAGGGTATCATTTTAAAGATGAAAACGATTGCAAGCATATTTGA
- a CDS encoding thiol-disulfide oxidoreductase DCC family protein, which translates to MDFNAFVSEKKDKQIIFFDGICVLCNSFVSFVLRKDKNHSFLFAPRQGKLFEKFQWLMSPEAKMADSIVLCRYNDKKHKWEFFIESQAVVEILKSLTGFYLLGLMLSFFPTSFLNKLYRIIAKNRYKLFGKEKNCRFLNQEQRKYFFD; encoded by the coding sequence GTGGATTTTAATGCTTTTGTCTCTGAAAAAAAAGACAAACAAATTATCTTTTTTGATGGAATATGTGTTTTATGCAATTCTTTTGTATCCTTTGTTTTAAGAAAAGATAAAAACCATTCTTTTTTGTTTGCTCCAAGACAAGGAAAATTGTTTGAAAAATTCCAATGGCTCATGAGTCCTGAGGCGAAAATGGCCGATTCTATAGTCCTATGCCGTTATAACGATAAGAAGCATAAATGGGAATTTTTCATTGAATCGCAAGCCGTTGTGGAGATACTGAAAAGCCTTACCGGGTTTTATTTGTTAGGACTTATGCTTTCTTTTTTCCCCACTTCATTTTTAAATAAACTCTATAGAATAATTGCCAAAAATCGATACAAGCTCTTTGGGAAAGAAAAAAATTGCCGTTTTCTGAATCAAGAGCAAAGAAAATATTTTTTTGATTGA
- a CDS encoding dolichyl-phosphate beta-glucosyltransferase produces MTIFSVVLPVYNEEKIIQEVSRSICQFSIQNPRYEFVFVNDGSTDNTGNLLKAVLKEYASAHVQLIDYKTNKGKGYAIKEGFRHTRGDNFCFLDGDLAYPLDYLPLFEEKLQSCDIAIGSRISEKKGFCLERSLRRKFLGYCFNKLVGFILDLPYSDTQAGLKAFRRTVAEKLFKLQRIEGFSFDVELIFLARKLGYKVEEIPVKVSATHSYKHSKIKLFGDSLRMLKELLQIKYLANKGEYDRQNLFEL; encoded by the coding sequence ATGACCATATTCAGTGTTGTTCTGCCGGTCTATAACGAAGAGAAAATCATTCAAGAGGTCTCTCGATCTATCTGCCAGTTTTCTATACAAAATCCTCGATACGAATTTGTTTTTGTTAACGATGGCTCTACAGACAACACTGGAAATTTACTGAAAGCTGTTTTAAAAGAATATGCCTCTGCTCATGTGCAACTTATCGATTATAAAACCAACAAAGGCAAAGGTTATGCTATAAAAGAAGGCTTCCGGCACACCCGTGGAGACAATTTCTGTTTTCTAGATGGGGATTTAGCTTATCCGTTAGATTACCTGCCTTTGTTTGAAGAAAAACTACAAAGTTGTGATATTGCCATTGGCAGTAGAATATCGGAAAAAAAGGGTTTTTGTTTGGAACGGAGTTTAAGAAGAAAATTTCTTGGCTACTGTTTTAACAAACTGGTTGGCTTTATACTTGACCTGCCTTATTCGGATACACAAGCCGGACTGAAAGCTTTTCGAAGAACTGTAGCTGAAAAGCTATTTAAATTGCAAAGAATTGAAGGTTTTTCTTTTGATGTGGAACTGATTTTTCTTGCAAGAAAATTGGGTTATAAAGTCGAAGAAATTCCTGTTAAAGTCTCTGCCACACACTCTTATAAGCATTCTAAAATCAAACTTTTTGGGGACTCTCTTCGGATGTTAAAGGAGTTGTTGCAAATCAAATATCTTGCAAACAAAGGGGAATATGATCGGCAAAATCTATTTGAACTTTGA
- a CDS encoding polysaccharide deacetylase family protein has product MIGKIYLNFDLEEFDIPCEYGHYLKEEEQIQVSNEGAEALLELLQKKALKVTFFTTASFALKKTELLKTILASGHEIASHGLSHNPIGKDEELPLSKKILEDICSVQILGYRSPRFRAVNYQSLICSGYKYNSSINPTWLPGRYNYLSLPRKIFCEQGLVQIPISTTPLFRIPLCWLTFKNIPLSLFKTFSLWTLQEKGYLNIFFHPWEFTNIQKYPIPKVAKAIDGLVLLQRLEVYISWLQSLEVRFCTLNDVIQKERPVE; this is encoded by the coding sequence ATGATCGGCAAAATCTATTTGAACTTTGATCTCGAAGAATTTGATATTCCTTGCGAATACGGGCATTACTTAAAAGAGGAAGAACAGATTCAGGTGTCCAATGAAGGCGCAGAGGCTCTCTTGGAGTTACTCCAAAAAAAAGCGCTAAAAGTCACTTTTTTTACAACGGCTTCTTTTGCTTTAAAAAAAACCGAACTTCTTAAAACTATTCTAGCGTCCGGACACGAAATCGCATCGCATGGATTAAGCCACAATCCTATCGGGAAAGATGAAGAACTTCCTCTTTCAAAGAAAATCCTAGAAGATATCTGCTCGGTTCAAATTCTTGGGTATCGAAGTCCTAGATTCAGAGCTGTAAACTACCAATCACTTATTTGTTCTGGGTATAAATACAACTCATCGATCAATCCTACCTGGCTACCTGGTAGATACAATTATTTATCATTACCAAGAAAAATTTTTTGCGAACAGGGCCTTGTTCAAATACCAATTTCGACTACTCCCTTGTTTCGTATTCCTCTTTGTTGGCTGACCTTTAAAAATATCCCTTTATCCTTATTCAAAACATTTTCCCTATGGACATTACAGGAAAAAGGTTATCTCAATATTTTTTTTCACCCATGGGAATTTACCAATATCCAGAAATATCCTATTCCCAAAGTAGCAAAAGCGATTGATGGTCTAGTTCTTTTACAAAGACTCGAGGTATACATTTCTTGGCTGCAATCTTTAGAGGTAAGGTTTTGTACCCTAAATGATGTTATTCAGAAAGAAAGGCCTGTAGAATAA
- a CDS encoding glycosyltransferase family 87 protein yields the protein MKSSYWAFASIVLWSVLVVSLSLLIFHNPTSRTVTLAYVQASTRFLQKVPLYESSGIHGFLYFPHFAIFFTPFALLPPIPREILWRIFSLLIFVGALRKLTTSFFPLYPDKIFFYFSLLILFSALASIRNGQTNLALSGSLVLSFLACGEKHWLKAAFFFFLSLIFKPIALFPFVYATIFYPSFKKTAFWLFLLFVLFPFFFCLDHPLYIVEQYLLFMKRMTTVSQPNEANFADIQGLFHVVHGELPFALSLVIRSLAAIGIILLAFRLKRWSKSPLFFSMLLYSFSTAYLLLCNPRTELNSYVFLGLSLGFFSLYFLFVEKQNAIGLFLLALQPFLGIEAFGKRWVEMGLWLKPLICLFSQILLSWQLFKAQTKPNVESDPNSQSSLL from the coding sequence ATGAAAAGTTCTTATTGGGCCTTTGCCAGCATTGTCCTTTGGTCAGTTTTAGTTGTTTCCCTCAGCCTTCTTATATTCCATAATCCAACAAGTCGAACCGTTACTCTGGCTTATGTTCAAGCCTCTACAAGGTTTTTACAAAAAGTCCCTCTTTACGAATCTAGTGGAATTCATGGGTTTCTCTATTTTCCTCATTTTGCCATTTTTTTTACTCCCTTTGCCCTTCTGCCTCCTATTCCAAGAGAAATATTATGGAGAATATTTTCCCTTTTGATATTTGTTGGGGCACTCCGAAAACTCACGACCTCTTTTTTCCCACTCTATCCGGATAAGATCTTTTTCTATTTTTCCCTACTTATATTGTTCAGTGCCCTAGCATCGATCCGAAATGGACAGACTAATCTAGCTCTTAGCGGCTCCTTAGTGCTTTCATTTTTGGCCTGTGGGGAAAAACATTGGCTAAAAGCAGCTTTTTTTTTCTTCCTAAGCTTGATCTTCAAACCCATCGCGCTGTTTCCTTTTGTTTATGCCACCATTTTCTATCCTTCTTTCAAAAAAACTGCTTTTTGGCTCTTCCTGCTCTTTGTCCTCTTCCCCTTTTTCTTTTGCTTAGATCATCCACTCTACATTGTCGAACAGTACCTGCTTTTCATGAAGCGGATGACGACGGTTTCCCAGCCAAACGAAGCAAACTTTGCAGATATTCAAGGACTCTTTCATGTCGTACATGGGGAACTTCCTTTTGCCCTTTCTCTTGTGATCCGCAGTTTAGCAGCGATAGGAATAATTCTTTTGGCTTTTAGGCTTAAAAGATGGAGTAAAAGTCCATTATTTTTTTCCATGCTTCTTTATTCTTTTTCTACTGCCTATTTACTCCTCTGCAATCCTCGCACAGAACTGAATTCCTATGTCTTTCTTGGACTCTCGCTGGGTTTCTTCTCCCTCTACTTTTTATTTGTTGAAAAGCAAAACGCAATTGGACTCTTCTTGCTAGCTTTGCAACCTTTCCTAGGCATAGAAGCCTTTGGAAAAAGATGGGTAGAGATGGGACTCTGGCTTAAACCACTGATCTGTCTTTTTTCTCAGATTCTTTTAAGCTGGCAACTCTTTAAAGCACAAACAAAACCTAACGTCGAATCAGATCCGAATAGCCAATCCTCTCTCCTTTAA
- the hisF gene encoding imidazole glycerol phosphate synthase subunit HisF: protein MLAKRIIPCLDVHAGRVTRGKKFGRAELGELTDVGDPTLLALKYNEEGADEIVFYDITASHEGRGALLNVLESVARRCFIPITAGGGIRTLEDIRQVLLSGADKVSLNTAALENPSLIEDGAKKFGSQCIVLSIDAKRKQTNEWKVFSHGGRKETPWEVVSWAKKGVEMGAGEIVINSIDADGMKEGYDLDLIRSLSRTVSVPVVASGGAGKMEDFALALEIGQADAVLAAGVFHRGEIHIAELKKYLKERGLAIRI from the coding sequence ATGCTTGCAAAAAGAATTATTCCCTGTCTGGATGTTCATGCGGGGAGAGTTACGCGTGGGAAAAAATTTGGAAGAGCCGAATTAGGCGAACTGACTGATGTAGGAGACCCGACCCTTTTGGCTTTGAAATATAATGAAGAGGGGGCAGATGAGATCGTCTTTTATGATATAACGGCTAGTCATGAAGGCAGAGGGGCTTTACTGAACGTTCTAGAATCGGTAGCGCGCCGCTGCTTCATCCCCATCACTGCTGGCGGTGGGATTCGAACCCTAGAAGATATAAGGCAGGTTTTACTTTCTGGAGCCGACAAGGTCAGTTTGAATACCGCAGCTTTGGAAAATCCGTCACTCATTGAAGATGGAGCAAAGAAATTTGGCTCTCAATGTATTGTTTTATCTATCGATGCTAAACGGAAACAAACTAATGAATGGAAAGTATTCAGTCATGGCGGTAGAAAAGAAACGCCATGGGAGGTTGTCTCATGGGCTAAGAAAGGGGTGGAAATGGGGGCTGGAGAAATAGTTATTAATAGCATTGATGCAGATGGAATGAAGGAGGGATACGATCTAGATTTAATTAGGAGTTTATCACGTACAGTCTCGGTTCCAGTAGTAGCCAGCGGAGGAGCAGGGAAAATGGAGGATTTTGCACTAGCCCTGGAAATTGGCCAAGCAGATGCTGTCCTAGCTGCCGGCGTATTCCACCGTGGTGAAATCCATATAGCCGAGTTAAAAAAGTACTTAAAGGAGAGAGGATTGGCTATTCGGATCTGA
- a CDS encoding tRNA (cytidine(34)-2'-O)-methyltransferase: MECDGFGFGIVLVAPQIPQNTGNIARICAATNSELHLIEPLGFSLDNAAMKRAGVDYWKAVKMSLWKGWDFFLEKQRERRLFFFETGTYPPYFTASFQPHDIFVFGRETKGLSQRILSLSPQSIFSIPILNPSVRSLNLANCVSIILYEAIRQNLLRKKISALC, from the coding sequence ATGGAATGTGATGGCTTTGGTTTTGGAATAGTTCTTGTTGCTCCTCAAATTCCTCAGAATACGGGTAACATTGCAAGGATATGTGCTGCCACAAATTCTGAACTGCATCTTATTGAGCCACTCGGTTTTTCTTTGGACAATGCGGCAATGAAAAGGGCAGGGGTAGATTATTGGAAAGCGGTTAAGATGTCTCTATGGAAGGGCTGGGATTTTTTTTTAGAAAAACAAAGGGAACGGAGATTGTTCTTTTTTGAAACAGGTACTTATCCACCTTATTTTACTGCTTCTTTTCAACCTCATGATATCTTTGTCTTTGGACGAGAAACAAAGGGCCTTTCCCAAAGGATTCTTTCTTTGAGTCCTCAGTCCATTTTTTCGATACCTATTCTCAACCCTTCCGTGCGTAGCCTCAATCTAGCTAATTGTGTCTCAATCATCCTTTATGAAGCCATAAGGCAAAACTTGCTTCGAAAAAAAATCTCTGCTTTGTGCTAG
- the truA gene encoding tRNA pseudouridine(38-40) synthase TruA: MNLPLVGYKIILSYCGTGFHGWQKQGQLPTVQRFLEEAVAKIWQTEIHIEGASRTDAGVHAKGQVASFIAPRKLEAEVLQRALNYYLPETIRVLHIRVVSKEFHARFHAISKTYQYWIWNDPVMDPFYLWRAWHIPRQLDLQSMNEAATLFVGKKDFASFVSSPGFVLKDTIRTVFDCGFTVQGQLCLFTIKANGFLYRMVRNIVGALVKIGLGRLDLEKLKDIFESKNRKLSPASAPPWGLYLLKVDYPPDLETNH, encoded by the coding sequence TTGAATCTTCCTTTAGTCGGTTATAAGATAATTCTTTCTTATTGCGGTACTGGCTTTCATGGTTGGCAAAAGCAAGGCCAATTACCTACAGTCCAGCGCTTTCTAGAAGAAGCTGTAGCTAAAATATGGCAAACAGAAATTCATATTGAGGGAGCTAGCAGGACAGATGCTGGCGTTCATGCCAAGGGGCAGGTCGCTTCTTTTATCGCTCCCAGAAAACTTGAAGCGGAAGTATTACAACGAGCATTGAATTATTATTTACCTGAAACCATTAGGGTTCTACATATTAGAGTTGTCTCTAAAGAGTTTCATGCCCGTTTTCATGCTATTTCCAAAACCTATCAATATTGGATATGGAATGATCCAGTGATGGATCCTTTTTATCTCTGGCGAGCTTGGCATATTCCTAGACAGCTGGACTTACAAAGTATGAATGAAGCGGCAACGCTTTTTGTAGGCAAAAAAGATTTTGCTTCTTTTGTTAGCTCCCCTGGTTTTGTCTTAAAAGACACAATAAGGACTGTTTTCGACTGTGGCTTTACCGTCCAAGGGCAATTGTGCCTTTTTACGATCAAAGCCAATGGGTTTCTTTATAGAATGGTCAGAAATATTGTAGGAGCATTAGTGAAAATAGGATTAGGTCGATTGGATCTTGAAAAGCTAAAAGATATTTTTGAAAGCAAAAATAGGAAGCTTTCTCCTGCCTCTGCCCCTCCATGGGGCTTGTATCTCCTGAAAGTCGATTATCCTCCAGACCTGGAGACAAATCATTAA
- a CDS encoding acyloxyacyl hydrolase, with translation MRFLCSFLLSLAILLPTLLKANPGGSNYSEESGQKVENVSLKTEEIPEVALFKEGANEIMFMAGGLFSTGSGNGRYTFNEIPTLTYWGWMLTTPDKGGILRGNLELLVGLYASAIEKGFGSTVIGPQIMVRYNFVQPDSRFIPFIEGGLGFVYNDAYTVKTQSMVGQVIEFTPQLGAGCRYMLDTHWSFNFELLFHHMSNADMASRNIGVNELGGMIGFSYLLGRPH, from the coding sequence ATGCGCTTTTTATGTTCTTTTCTCCTAAGCTTGGCTATTTTATTGCCTACGCTTTTGAAGGCTAATCCTGGAGGATCTAACTATTCAGAAGAAAGTGGGCAGAAAGTAGAAAATGTCTCTTTGAAGACAGAAGAAATTCCAGAGGTGGCTCTTTTCAAAGAAGGCGCTAACGAAATTATGTTTATGGCTGGGGGCCTTTTTTCTACAGGTTCTGGTAATGGAAGATATACTTTTAATGAAATCCCCACCTTAACCTATTGGGGTTGGATGTTGACTACGCCGGATAAAGGGGGAATTTTGCGCGGGAATCTCGAATTGCTTGTCGGCCTTTATGCTAGCGCCATAGAAAAAGGCTTTGGTAGTACTGTTATAGGCCCTCAAATTATGGTTAGGTACAATTTTGTACAGCCTGATAGTCGCTTTATTCCCTTTATTGAAGGAGGTTTAGGATTCGTTTATAACGATGCCTATACGGTCAAGACGCAATCAATGGTTGGACAGGTAATAGAATTTACCCCACAATTGGGTGCTGGTTGCAGATACATGCTTGATACGCATTGGTCTTTTAATTTTGAGCTTCTTTTCCATCATATGTCTAATGCGGACATGGCAAGTAGAAATATTGGGGTTAATGAGTTGGGTGGAATGATTGGATTTTCTTATCTCTTGGGTCGGCCACATTGA
- the ruvX gene encoding Holliday junction resolvase RuvX gives MSILSLDYGTKHIGLAISDETLSIAVPLDPLQAEPFGKFIGKLKETIRQFEVSLIIVGLPRNMDGSYGIAAEKVKQFVFKLRQWIQIPMEFQDERLSTKLADRLLTERGCHGKEKKRRIDSCAAAVVLQSYLDGLLLKEKKARSVV, from the coding sequence ATGTCTATTTTGTCCTTAGATTATGGAACGAAGCATATTGGATTAGCCATCAGTGATGAGACCTTGTCCATTGCTGTTCCTCTGGATCCATTGCAGGCTGAACCGTTTGGGAAGTTTATTGGAAAGCTTAAAGAAACGATAAGGCAGTTTGAAGTCAGTCTTATTATTGTAGGTTTGCCAAGAAACATGGATGGTTCCTATGGGATTGCGGCAGAAAAGGTTAAACAGTTTGTTTTTAAACTTAGACAATGGATTCAAATTCCTATGGAGTTTCAAGATGAGAGACTGAGCACGAAGCTTGCAGATAGACTATTGACTGAAAGAGGCTGCCACGGAAAAGAAAAGAAAAGAAGGATTGACAGTTGTGCGGCTGCAGTTGTACTACAATCTTACTTGGATGGACTGCTTTTAAAAGAAAAAAAAGCTAGAAGTGTTGTTTAA